A portion of the Hylaeus volcanicus isolate JK05 unplaced genomic scaffold, UHH_iyHylVolc1.0_haploid 12237, whole genome shotgun sequence genome contains these proteins:
- the LOC128884310 gene encoding uncharacterized protein LOC128884310, translating to METSHTVNEPLDLIRLNLGDSIFVKCRGDRTLTGKLHAYDPHLNMILGDAEEVLTCTVANSETGENQLFKSIRQLPMVFVRGDAVTVVSSQLQNTY from the exons atgGAAACTTCTCACACAGTTAacg AACCGCTAGATCTGATTCGATTGAATTTGGGTGattccatttttgtaaaatgtcgAGGAGATCGAACATTGACGGGAAAACTTCAT GCATATGATCCTCATTTAAATATGATTCTGGGGGACGCCGAGGAAGTTTTAACATGTACTGTTGCCAATTCAGAGACAGgagaaaatcaattattt AAATCGATAAGACAGCTTCCTATGGTCTTTGTAAGAGGAGATGCTGTAACAGTTGTTTCTTCACAATTACAGAACacctattaa
- the LOC128884305 gene encoding uncharacterized protein LOC128884305 — protein sequence MTLKKVLTQLNFFFLFWTLSCIQCFVGVHLPRSEHVASQSNAALQNNYFNSKFSFSPYVQNLKKQFRHPSSLPDKPLSFVYQATSSCEATLAQLNSNAALNKTSILQAFNLIFSFFDKNISIQDDKSLTYAFTVVYNYFKSPKIVSISSSVVLHMLSSCRMGPSQRTLPMQLIAHGLSQVLEHPLCLQLMSQPSLATLQDGDDNTIIHLSVLPGSLFILTYVINKLNLLHSEDYMKLFLAQNKQGFTPLNLAVLNHYSTIAESLRAHHTVYSALAKNASTTFKNDNFLLGERIKSVGYPESQSCFKTLESLSKFQAVWNAPVAAAIRVIVASLLQPPDNKDLLDKQISQALLLISQYSSTSLSLKSFHIVQSFQTCFLDQNMNTFLTLFVRYGLVQSLKRNIEILLPQSHSMRKIRDKNKNNILHFAIDSKSAEILLWVLSKIHSGHFNSKNSSGKSSDVSVLALYYQQNNNGFTPLSYANQHGTIEMINILQAHYAVYYQDSRFDLQQYCPSFSEDTTSCCHTLLNMKNSLDLYNSPFVIAYRTIGFSFLEHNSLNFLDLDKFVFKALTVITDHLTKSMEGVLSDPSILQLSDCFWSSRKENILMMIIRFGLIETLNMPHFQFFLRSSHNLSSLIDNEGHNLLHLAVLSKNADVVLQVIHLLDSEFIPILDLMTQKDSRGYSPRELAAFQRSILIYEILTAHYTTSLLQNT from the exons ATGACcttaaaaaaagttttgacacagctcaattttttttttttgttttggacACTAAGTTGCATTCAGTGTTTTGTTGGAGTGCATCTTCCACGTTCTGAGCATGTAGCGAGCCAATCAAATGCGGCGCTTCAAAACAATTACTTcaattctaaattttctttttcgccttatgtacaaaatttaaaaaagcaatttcGCCATCCTAGCAGTTTACCAGACAAGCCTCTAAGTTTTGTTTATCAGGCGACGTCATCTT GTGAAGCCACTTTGGCTCAATTAAACTCAAATGCGGCATTGAATAAAACATCTATTCTTCAGGCTTTTAATCTGATTTTCTCGTTCTTCgataaaaacatttcaattcaAGATGACAAATCTTTAACATATGCTTTCACTgttgtttacaattatttcaaatcacccaaaattgtttcaatcaGTTCTTCCGTTGTTTTACATATGTTATCTTCGTGTAGAATGGGTCCA agtCAACGGACTCTGCCCATGCAACTCATTGCGCACGGACTTTCTCAGGTTCTTGAGCATCCTTTATGTTTACAGCTAATGTCGCAACCCTCACTCGCCACGCTTCAAGATGGG gaTGATAATACGATCATTCATTTATCTGTTCTTCCCGGGagtcttttcattttaaccTACgttatcaataaattaaatttacttcaTAGTGAAGATTATATGAAGCTATTTTTAGCTCAAAATAAG CAAGGTTTTACTCCCTTGAATTTGGCTGTTTTAAATCATTATAGCACTATTGCCGAATCTCTTCGAGCCCATCACACAGTTTACTCAGCTCTCGCAAAAAATGCATCAAcgacttttaaaaatgataattttctATTAGGAGAACGTATCAAGAGCGTTGGCTATCCTGAATCGCAATCAT gTTTTAAAACGTTAGAGTCTCTTAGTAAATTCCAAGCTGTTTGGAATGCTCCAGTAGCTGCTGCTATACGGGTTATTGTAGCCAGTCTTCTACAACCACCCGATAATAAGGATTTATTagacaaacaaatttctcaagCTCTTTTACTTATTTCTCAATACAGTTCAACATCTTTGTCATTAAAATCGTTTCATATTGTCCAATCCTTCCAAACATGCTTTTTAGATCAA AATATGAACACGTTTCTAACTTTATTTGTACGCTACGGACTGGTTCAGTCATTAAAGCGtaatatcgaaattttgttACCTCAGTCGCATTCCATGCGTAAAATTAGGGATAAA AACAAGAATAACATACTTCATTTCGCCATTGACTCAAAAAGTGCTGAGATATTACTTTGGGTTTTGTCCAAAATTCATTCAGGacactttaattcaaaaaatagtTCAGGGAAGTCTTCGGACGTATCAGTGTTGGCTCTGTATTACCaacaaaataat AATGGCTTCACTCCTTTATCTTACGCCAATCAGCATGGAACAAttgaaatgattaatataCTTCAAGCACATTATGCTGTATATTATCAAGACAGTCGTTTTGATTTGCAACAGTATTGCCCTTCATTCTCTGAGGATACCACTTCTT gcTGTCATACATTActgaatatgaaaaattctttagaTCTTTACAATTCTCCTTTTGTTATAGCATATCGAACCATTGGATTCAGCTTTTTAGAACAtaattcgttgaattttttagatttagatAAATTCGTTTTTAAAGCTTTAACTGTCATTACGGATCATTTAACAAAATCAATGGAAGGTGTTCTATCGGATCCTTCTATCCTTCAATTAAGTGATTGTTTTTGGTCATCT CGGAAAGAGAACATACTTATGATGATCATTCGATTTGGTCttattgaaactttaaatatgcctcattttcaattttttttacgtagTTCCCATAATCTGTCCTCACTTATCGATAAT GAAGGTCACAACCTTCTCCATTTAGCCGTTTTATCCAAAAATGCCGATGTTGTTCTCCAAGTTATTCACCTACTCGATTCGGAATTCATTCCTATTCTTGACCTTATGACGCAAAAAGATTCA AGAGGGTATAGTCCAAGAGAATTAGCAGCCTTCCAGCgatcaatattaatatatgaaattttaacagCTCATTATACCACATCTCTTCTTCAAAATACATAA
- the LOC128884307 gene encoding uncharacterized WD repeat-containing protein alr3466-like: MSTTSKDIVMNSFDDSEMESESLDNEMKGRFLIQDVPSEDDSSLDERPGGITNSYYIDALPDQAFHTVTDANDSTCCIAFYTYNETNSSRCVNSTISLIAIGSVDETLRFYSVNDLCKVSHVYQSTDFSDSVVSVQFSFDGKYVAAGSYDTTVKIFQVHFQDSAIEIHYLHQLYGPTSDVEWITWHPRGYALLAGSNDATLWMWLANTSTVMQVFSGHVGAVLCGAFANQGRLVVSGDAEGSLMIWDPKTGKRLTQFTQTKQQDQRCHMTTLAIHDTLPLICTGCENNIIQLINTQTLKVLKTFQVHSDTVEALSFLPLSLNKENHDTPTLLASGGLDGVCHIWDCSQLKTRMTFKHTDLVESTDTNEPERIVGGITCLLWIFDKASNCFLLVTAGTDCTLRLWEMRSQKNLRVFSGHSKPILNMIYIETCQCLVSCSDDTTVKFWKVFET, encoded by the exons ATGAGTACTACTAGTAAAGATATTGTAATGAATTCTTTTGATGATTCTGAAATGGAATCCGAGTCATTAGACAACGAAATGAAGGGacgttttttaattcaagATGTTCCATCAGAGGATGATAGCTCTCTGGATGAAAGGCCCGGTGGCATAACGAATTCTTATTATATTGATGCTCTTCCAGATCAAGCTTTTCATACTGTCACAGATGCTAACGACTCAACATGCTGTATAGCATTTTACACGTATAATGAAACGAATTCTTCTCGTTGTGTCAATAGTACCATTTCGTTAATAGCAATTGGAAGTGTTGACGAAACGTTAAGATTTTATAGTGTCAATGACCTTTGTAAAGTGTCGCATGTTTATCAATCGACTGACTTTTCCGATTCCGTTGTTTCCGTTCAATTCAGTTTTGACGGGAAATATGTGGCTGCGGGTTCTTACGACACTACcgtcaaaatatttcaagtccATTTCCAAGACTCCGCTATTGAGATTCACTATTTACATCAATTATATGGGCCAACATCCGATGTTGAGTGGATTACATGGCATCCTCGCGGTTACGCATTATTAGCAGGTTCCAATGACGCAACTTTATGGATGTGGTTAGCGAACACATCCACTGTCATGCAAGTTTTTTCTGGTCACGTTGGCGCTGTCCTTTGTGGTGCTTTCGCAAATCAAGGCCGCTTAGTTGTTTCAG GTGACGCTGAAGGTTCTTTAATGATTTGGGATCCTAAAACAGGAAAACGTTTAACACAATTCACACAAACAAAGCAACAAGATCAAAGATGTCATATGACGACCCTAGCCATACATGAT actttGCCACTTATATGTACCGGATGTGAaaacaatataattcaattaattaacacaCAAACATTAAAAGTTCTTAAAACATTTCAAGTTCATTCTGATACTGTTGAAGCATTAAGTTTTTTACCCTTATCACTGAACAAGGAAAATCATGATACACCTACGTTATTAGCGTCTGGAGGATTAGACGGCGTATGTCACATCTGGGATTGTAG TCAATTGAAGACTCGAATGACTTTTAAACACACGGATCTCGTTGAATCGACTGATACCAACGAGCCTGAACGCATTGTTGGTGGTATCACCTGTCTTTTGTGGATATTTGATAAAGCATCcaattgttttcttctcgttACCGCCGGTACTGACTGCACGTTGCG GTTATGGGAAATGCGATCACAAAAAAATTTACGAGTTTTTTCAGGCCACTCAAAACCTATTCTTAATATGATTTATATTGAGACATGCCAATGTCTTGTGTCTTGTTCTGATGACACCACTGTTAAATTTTGGAAAGTCTTCGAGACTTAG